One part of the Rutidosis leptorrhynchoides isolate AG116_Rl617_1_P2 chromosome 1, CSIRO_AGI_Rlap_v1, whole genome shotgun sequence genome encodes these proteins:
- the LOC139886153 gene encoding nudix hydrolase 2-like isoform X2, with protein MESSSKVSANEFDHTDMLNATYDNYGGVIIDVKDYINEIAFVILLQTSIVQWRLQGKNGVWLKLPIEFVNLVMPAVKEGFWYHHAEPTYLMLVYWIPETTCTLPPNASHRVSVASFVVNDNAELLVVQEKTGVFKSSGVWKLPTGTVEEGEDLSAAAIREVKEEAGIDTEFMEVLAFRQSHKSFFSKSDLMFVCMLKPKTFNIVKQESEIEAAQYSCSGCLWKNTPTSRS; from the exons ATGGAAAGTTCGTCGAAGGTTTCAGCAAATGAATTTGATCACACTGATATGCTGAATGCTACTTATGATAATTATGGAGGTGTCATTATAGATGTTAAAGACTATATTAACGAAATTGCCTTTGTCATTTTACTTCAAACATCAATCGTTCAATGGAGGCTGCAG GGAAAGAATGGAGTTTGGCTTAAATTACCAATTGAATTTGTGAATCTTGTTATGCCTGCAGTTAAG GAAGGATTTTGGTACCATCATGCCGAACCGACATACTTGATGCTCGTGTATTGGATTCCTGAAACTACTTGTACTCTCCCACCAAATGCTTCCCATCGAGTCAGTGTTGCTTCTTTTGTGGTCAATGATAATGCGGAG CTTCTTGTAGTTCAAGAAAAAACTGGAGTGTTCAAAAGCTCGGGGGTCTGGAAGTTACCGACCGGTACCGTTGAGGAG GGTGAAGATTTAAGTGCGGCTGCAATCAGGGAAGTGAAAGAAGAAGCTGGA ATTGATACGGAATTCATGGAAGTCCTTGCGTTCAG GCAAAGCCACAAGTCCTTTTTCAGCAAATCCGATCTAATGTTCGTGTGTATGCTCAAGCCGAAAACATTTAATATTGTGAAGCAAGAATCAGAGATTGAGGCAGCACAG TATTCTTGCAGTGGATGCCTGTGGAAGAATACGCCAACCAGCCGTTCATAA
- the LOC139886153 gene encoding nudix hydrolase 2-like isoform X1 has translation MESSSKVSANEFDHTDMLNATYDNYGGVIIDVKDYINEIAFVILLQTSIVQWRLQGKNGVWLKLPIEFVNLVMPAVKEGFWYHHAEPTYLMLVYWIPETTCTLPPNASHRVSVASFVVNDNAELLVVQEKTGVFKSSGVWKLPTGTVEEGEDLSAAAIREVKEEAGIDTEFMEVLAFRQSHKSFFSKSDLMFVCMLKPKTFNIVKQESEIEAAQWMPVEEYANQPFIKQHKSFNYIAKICIAKKNNKYIGFSPLPTASATSAKKSYLYSIYQDQ, from the exons ATGGAAAGTTCGTCGAAGGTTTCAGCAAATGAATTTGATCACACTGATATGCTGAATGCTACTTATGATAATTATGGAGGTGTCATTATAGATGTTAAAGACTATATTAACGAAATTGCCTTTGTCATTTTACTTCAAACATCAATCGTTCAATGGAGGCTGCAG GGAAAGAATGGAGTTTGGCTTAAATTACCAATTGAATTTGTGAATCTTGTTATGCCTGCAGTTAAG GAAGGATTTTGGTACCATCATGCCGAACCGACATACTTGATGCTCGTGTATTGGATTCCTGAAACTACTTGTACTCTCCCACCAAATGCTTCCCATCGAGTCAGTGTTGCTTCTTTTGTGGTCAATGATAATGCGGAG CTTCTTGTAGTTCAAGAAAAAACTGGAGTGTTCAAAAGCTCGGGGGTCTGGAAGTTACCGACCGGTACCGTTGAGGAG GGTGAAGATTTAAGTGCGGCTGCAATCAGGGAAGTGAAAGAAGAAGCTGGA ATTGATACGGAATTCATGGAAGTCCTTGCGTTCAG GCAAAGCCACAAGTCCTTTTTCAGCAAATCCGATCTAATGTTCGTGTGTATGCTCAAGCCGAAAACATTTAATATTGTGAAGCAAGAATCAGAGATTGAGGCAGCACAG TGGATGCCTGTGGAAGAATACGCCAACCAGCCGTTCATAAAACAACACAAATCATTCAACTACATTGCTAAAATATGCATAGCAAAAAAGAATAACAAATATATTGGCTTCTCTCCATTACCTACAGCATCCGCTACATCTGCTAAAAAGAGCTATTTGTATTCAATTTATCAAGACCAGTAA
- the LOC139897022 gene encoding nuclear transcription factor Y subunit B-3-like, which yields MADSDNENAGGDLSAREQDRFLPIANVSRIMKKALPANAKISKDAKETVQECVSEFISFITGEASDKCQREKRKTINGDDLLWGMTTLGFEEYVEPLKVYLAKYREMEGDKTTIGRQGEMDGSSVVGGGGGGNGGSGYNNDGGMYGNNMTMGRVHHQMYNSGSGYYQMSLGMGSRKGNLGRSGSFTGGSGSKG from the coding sequence ATGGCCGATTCCGACAACGAGAACGCCGGCGGAGACTTATCAGCAAGAGAACAAGACAGATTCCTTCCGATTGCTAACGTCAGCAGGATCATGAAAAAAGCGTTACCGGCGAACGCGAAGATATCAAAAGACGCTAAAGAAACTGTTCAAGAATGTGTATCGGAGTTTATTAGTTTTATAACCGGTGAAGCTTCTGATAAGTGTCAGCGTGAGAAACGGAAAACGATTAACGGTGACGATTTGTTGTGGGGGATGACGACGTTAGGGTTTGAAGAATACGTTGAGCCGTTGAAAGTTTATTTAGCGAAGTATAGAGAAATGGAAGGAGATAAAACGACGATTGGAAGACAAGGGGAGATGGATGGATCGTCCGTCgtcggcggcggcggcggcggtaATGGTGGGAGTGGTTATAATAATGATGGAGGGATGTATGGAAATAATATGACGATGGGTCGGGTTCATCATCAAATGTATAATTCGGGTTCGGGTTATTATCAAATGAGTTTGGGTATGGGTAGTCGAAAGGGTAATTTGGGCAGATCGGGCAGCTTTACCGGCGGTAGTGGAAGTAAAGGCTAG
- the LOC139897108 gene encoding uncharacterized protein: MAAKIAISSCSYSTTSLATKIYISTKNSSYPSFGPPKTKPIHRFKLQAKLGGEDGEVSKDGKKKFITKEQEPEQYWQTAGEREGENPMKTPLPYIIIFGMSTPFIILGIGFLNGWIKVPIR, translated from the exons ATGGCTGCTAAAATTGCCATTTCCTCTTGTTCTTATTCTACAACTTCACTAGCTACTAAAATTTATATCTCTACAAAAAACTCTTCATATCCATCCTTCGGCCCTCCAAAAACAAAGCCAATTCATCGCTTCAAACTTCAAGCAAAACTAG GTGGTGAAGATGGGGAAGTCAGTAAAGATGGCAAAAAGAAGTTTATTACCAAAGAACAGGAGCCGGAACA GTATTGGCAAACGGCAGGGGAAAGAGAAGGAGAGAATCCGATGAAGACGCCTCTACCATACATTATCATTTTCGGCATGTCTACACCATTTATCATCTTAGGCATTGGTTTTCTTAACGGTTGGATCAAGGTGCCTATTCGATGA